GAAGGAAGCCCCATTGCGTTTTATGGCGGCTAAAAATAACTGATTTTTTGCTTTCTTCCATAACACTGACATATATACAAAAGTtatgaaagtaaaaaatatttgcGTTATACACACCTTCAGATTTCATAGATATTTTCTTGAACGATTGTTTTTAGACTTTGCTTGGGAgaggttttggaggggaggggaatGGTTTATTATAAGCCTTCCTCCCCTTGTTTTGGCAGACTTTTTGACAACTGCCACGGCGGTTTAAAATGGAGGATTTTTGGCTTTCCACAATCTAACAGTAACACTGACATATATAGAAATTTTTTAAAGCTAAAAATATTAGTGTTATACACTCCCCCTTCGGATTTGATGGATGTTTTCTTGAACAATTGTTTTTTAGACTTTGTTTGAGATGGGAAGGAAGGGTTTATAGTAAGTCCTCCTTTATTTGTTTGGGAATTTTTTCTGAATAAGAGGGAAAGGGTTTTATTGGAGTTTATTAAAAACCTTTCAAAGCCTTCCTTCCTCCATTGCTTTTTGTAGTTTTCTAAATTGGGGGGTTTTACTTACCCTCCCTTCCAAACAATGTGAGGGATCGGCATCTCTTTCCCTTTCATCCTAACTCTCAAACACAACCTTAGCGGAAAATAAggaacttttatttatttcaactTGCATATAGCACAAGTTAGATGTTCTATGTGATCTGTAACTTGCTTGATTGTGTATTCAATGTTCATTGCATTCTGTAAGTAACTTcaaaactataattttttatatcttttaaACAGGTGAGGCAAATTCCAAAGACATTCTCGTCAGGAAGTCACTATCTCGACTCGTTTATTTTACCTCTTATTGAGGAAACTCGTACAGAGTTATGCTCAAGCATTAAAATGGTGTCAAAAGCTCCAACATGGGAAATAACTGATATTGAACTCTCCAATGATTATGAACCTCCACTTGATTTGTTTTACAAGATTGAAATCAAAATAGTAGCGAATACTGACGAAGATGGGAATATTTTTGAGCCTGAGCCAGGACAACTCATTGCTTTGACTGATAGGAGACCGACATGCATCGATGATTTGAGTACGCCTGGAAATTCCTATAGTATTGCTTCAATTAAAAGGGTTAGAAAGAAGGAAAATACTGAAGATGTATATGAGGCTAAAATACTAACCTCAAAGCCCATTGAATTAAAACAGTACTGGCAAAAGGATGACACATATATATATGGTTTTGGTGTCTATCTTTGCAACATGACAACATTTATTCGTATATGGAATGCACTAAACTCAGATCCAGATGGCCCAAGCATCTATATCATTAAGCAACTGCTCCAACCTGATTCTGGTGTAAGAAAGTGATTTATATACCTTGTAATACCACTATCTATTGTATGGAAGTTCAATTGTAGATGAAgctaaatattttaatatttttttccctttattaTTCCTTACCTACTCGTGATAGCCTTATTGGTTGAATCAATGCATTTACATACTTTAGTTGGTTTCATCTTCATACAGGTTGGAGAAAATTGTGCTCAATGTTTCTCTAGAGAAAGGCATTCTATTGATACATCAAAACTTGGTGCTGTCATCCGATCATTTGATTTGAATGAAGCTCAGGAAGAGGGTGTGTTAAGTTGTGTAGCTGCAAGGGAATGTTCTCATAAGAATACAGTGAAATTGATTTGGGGACCTCCAGGGACGGGGAAAACTAAAACGGCTAGTTCTATATTATATTCCCTTCTCAAAAGGAGATGCAAAACACTTACTTGTGCCCCAACTAATGTGGCAGTACTGGAATTGACATCTCGGTTTATAAGGCTTGTAATGAAGTCCCTTGATTATCTCACTTATGGTCTTGGAGATATAGTATTGTTTGGTAACAAAAAGCGGATGAGGATCGACGACGATGATGATCTTTTTGATATATTTCTAGATTACCGTGCAAATGTTCTTTCCAAGTGTTTTGCACCTTTGTCTGGTTGGAAACATCATTTAGAACTCATGATATGTTTACTTGAAGACCCTGAAAATCAGTATCATGAATATTTGAATTCTGAGGTAAAGAGGGATTATGAGATAGATAATGATGATTATTTGAAAGAAGAGAAGGAACTACTTGCTATTGCAAATCAACAAACAAATCAGGAGAAAAGGGATATATATTCCCAGGGTCCAAATATTTGTAAGCAAAACGAGTGGAAGAAGATAGTTAATAAAACTTTAAGAGAAAACAGGTTGTCTTTTAAGGAGGGAAACAAAAGTAAATATGACAAACAAGAGAAGAaggattttctttctcatgAAAACAGAATAAAAAGATTGACATTTCATGAGTTTGTCAAGAAAGAATTGAATTCCGTTAGGACACAGATGAGGACATTCGCTGTGCATATGTGTACTCATTTGCCAACTGCTTTTATTTCATTAAGAATGGTGAAACGTTTATTTGAATGTCTTGATTGGCTCGACCTCCTTGCAACAGTGCTATCAAACAATTCCATTACTGATCAAGGATTTAAACTTGCCCTTGCTTCATCTTATGCTGATGAATGTAAAGTTAGTTCCTGTACTTGGCAGTATAAGCTGTGTATGACAAGGAAAGAATGCCTTGAAAGACTGAAAATTCTTCGAGATATGTTGATTCTTCCTGATTTTTTTGATGAATATTCAATTAAAAGCTTTTGTTTCAAAACATCCCGCATGATATTTTGTACTGCTTCAAGCTCTTCTAGATTGCACACAGAAGGACTTGATAGACTAGAAATGTTAGTTATCGATGAAGCTGCCCAACTGAAAGAATGTGAGTCAAATATACCTCTACAACTTCCTGGTCTTCGCCATGTTGTACTTATTGGAGATGAGAAACAATTACCTGCACTCGTCAAAAGTGAGGTGCGTTCCATTCTTGTTTGTTCTTGACTTCCAAGTATGCAAACATGTCCAGTatccttctctctctctctctctctctctctctctctctctctcatgttCATTTCTGAAATTCATGGGCAAATTTTCAACATCTTGGgaatttttttgttgctaataTGCAGATTTCTGACAAGGCAGGATTTGGGAGAAGTTTGTTTGAAAGGCTCGTTCTTTTGGGTCATAAAAAACACCTTCTCAATGTTCAGTATCGAATGCATCCATCCATTAGCTATTTTCCAAATATGCAATTCTACGACAATCAGCTTTTGGATTCTCTAAGCGTCAAAGATAGAAACTATGAGAAGCATTTTCTAGGTGCCGATATGTTTAAGTCCTTCTCTTTCATAGATGTTGCTTCTGGAGAAGATGAACCGGATGAAGGGGGAAATAGCTGGAGAAATATGGTGGAAGTAGCTGTGGTATTGGGGATTATTCTTGAACTTTATAAAGGTAATGTGATCTAAGATATGATGATGAGTAAAAAGCAAACAATCACATTATAAATGTTTGTTATGAGTTGCTTTCTTCATACTAATGTAATGATCATACTTTTTTCTACCATGAATTGAATCTTTGCAGAATCAGTTTCCAGAAAACAGACTGTTAGTGTTGGTGTCATATCGCCATATAAAGCTCAAGTTGTTGCAATCAAAGATGCACTTGACAAAAGGTTTGGTGGTGatgtcaataaaataaataatggcTTTTCCGTGAAGGTTTCCACTGTTGATGGTTTCCAGGGCGGCGAAGAGGATGTGATAATAATATCCACCGTTAGACATAACAATATGGGAGTCGTGGGATTCATGACTAATATTCAAAGAACTAATGTTTCTCTAACAAGAGCAAGGTATGTGTTAGGAACCTATTATGCCTTACAGGGGGGAGGCTCCAATTTCCTCTCAAATAATAGgatactctctctctctctctctctgcccCCCTCATTTGGCACCACCAGGGGATTTCATCCTCTGTTTCTACTTCCCCTTTGCAGTCCAAACCTCCTTCTGTGTTGCACTTTGACTCTTTCCGTTATCTTCCTTAACTAATCAAGTTCTCCCACCATAATATCTCTCCCGCTATCTGTGTTTCTACGTTGCTGCTTTGTTCTCTATTACAACATGTCTGATTCTTGCTCTTTTCAAACTTTCATTTTCCATTCTATCAGCTTGCTCCTTAGAATTCTGCATCATCTTGGGCTGGAACCTTACCGCTGCTCTGAAATAATCCCAAGATGAATTTTACAATcatcttttcaatatttttgcaaTAATATTTTCTAACCGCTATTCTGGACTCCATCTGCGAGCTAGCCATGATGAATGTGGGAGCTGTAAATCTAATACGACTAGTTGGGAGCCTTGTACGTATACCAAGAAATGGGGGAAATCTATGAAGATAGAACTCCAAAATTTCTAGGAAAGGGACTACTCATTCCCGCGAAGGTCCCAGCTTCCTCTCAAATGACTTGATTCTTTCTCACTCCAAACCTCCCCTCTTATAGTTAGGAACAACATGCTCTAACTATCTCGGCACAACTGCCCTAACTAGCCAACTAATTCATTAATAGTCCTAACAGACACCTAACTGTATGATTTGTACCCTGATACCTTGCACACTATTTGCTATAGTTTTCCCCCTTCAAATTATGTATGTACTTTTCCCTGTCTATGTAGGTATTGCCTCTGGATAATAGGTAATGGTGAAACTTTAATGAATAGTGGCTCCATTTGGGAGGTATTAGTCGTTGATGCTATAGCTCGAGGGTGTTATCATAGTGCTGATGAGGATGAGAGATTGTCTTATGTTATTGCTACTGCCATGATTGAGCTCGGTCAAGTCGGTTATCTACTGAATATGAATTCTCTGCTCTTTAAAAAAGCAAGATGGAAGGTATGCTGCTTGAAATTATTCTTGtgccttattttattattaaagatGTCATAATTCTTTAAGTTAAACCCTCCAAAAGAAGCATAACAAGAGAGGCTAAACATATCCAATTAAATTTGATTTGCCTACACATCTACAACAATTAAAAACAGGGACTATCAAATTATTAGCTTAATAAAGTGAGAGCAATCATAACcaactttttcaaaatatttagtttcctccAATCCTTGCATGTATAATACACATCATCAATCTGGACCTTAATCAAGTTTCTCTCTAAATTACATAGTGTATGGAAAAGATTCTCAAAACTGGGAAGAAATGAATAATCAAGaaaatgattctttttttttgttgataataacAAGAAAATGATTCTAACTAGAATAAAGATTGATCAAAAAagttgagaaaagaaaaattctttGAATATCTTTATGTTACTATCAATTGACTGAGATAATAGGATTGAAAGAGAAGATACAAAAGGTTTATAATGAAGATGATAACTTTGCACTCAAAACTACCCCAAGGGAGCACTCCCCTCACTATAGCATTCTCTAGTTGACAACTTTCATAAAATGAATTCCTGATCCTCCTAAAGGGAGATTAGTCCTATTTATAAGCCATAGGATTAACAGCAATTCAAACAGAAAGTCTAACAAACTTAACAACTAACTAACCCATAATTAACTTCCTAACAAAGTCACATTTATTATAAGTATCAACACATATAGGCAATTCCTAGTTCATCAGTCAGTGTATTTGTCATTATTTATCCCATTTAGAAAATTCGTAATCACAACATGTTTCCTTGTTGTCATGTGTCTCGTTAGCATCAAACACAATATAGATGATCACTTTCAGATGGCTTTTCTGATTGAGATGCAGCAGGCTGTAGACTCCTGATATGACCTTTATCTTTGCACACGATAAAAGCTTGAATCTAATATGTTTTATCCACTTGGTAAAATCTAAAAATACATCTTTCACCATCAACATCTACTCGTGTTCATTCTTAACCTTAGCTTAGACGTGTGCTCTGCCCTGACAAATCAGTTTGCTTAAACCCAAATTTTTTCACACCTTAAATTTATCTAATGATATTCCTTTCAGATCAATGCATTTATCATCACTGAAAAGTGCACTAAAATTAAACTCCTCTTTCCTTAAAGGAAATTATATTGAGATCGATGAAATTTAGCCACTTTAACCATTATGACAGATGCAGTGGATAAAAGTGTTGTGttctcaaaaatatttaaacagcTTAATCATTTTCATTATTTCATGTATTCTTAATCTTTTGTGACTATGTATCTTAATCATAGGTTTGCTTCAATCAAAGTTTTCTGATCTCTATGGCAAGAATCAAGAACACTGAGGATTGCAAGAAAATATGTTCTCTGCTAATGCAACTTACAAGTGGGTGGCATCAGCCTCGCCAGGAGATAAATATTGGAGTTGTAGATGATACTTCTTCCCAACTTTTGGGGCTGTGCAAGGTCAATGAGTTACTTTATCTTGTATGGACCATCGACGTTCTTGAGGAAAATTCAAATTATGTCCAGGTTTTGAAGATTTGGGATGTTTTGCCAATATCCGAGGTATCCAAGATGGTGAGGGATATTAACATCTTTTGCAGGAATTATTCTGTTGATATTCATAAATGCTGCAAAATCAGATGTTCTAATGGGTATAGTTCTACTTCTAATTGTATTACTTGCTTCACATTGTTAAAAATAGTGGAGAATTCATTTCAAGTATAAGTGTGCTAATATAATCAGTTACTGCAGGGATTTTGTTGTTCCAATGAGATGGTCGGCTAATTTGAATAATCAAACCAATCATAATCTGCCACAAGATGATCCAATGCAGACAATTTGCAACCAACTTGATTTGCTCCAACTGAGGGATGTTTAATTAGAATGAATAGGTTTGTTACCCTCTTCTCACCtctcttcaattttgtttctatTACACAAACCTctccttttttataaaaaataaaaattctagaGGTacatataagttattttatgcATATTTTTTTGTACGTTTCTACAAAAGAGAAGAGGTTAGCGCAATGTAAGTACAAAGAGATATTAGAACATCATTGTCTCAAATTCATTCAAGTTACAGGGAAGTTTGAATTTGCCTTTTTGGAACTTCAACTTCACGGCCATgtcttattttataaaatattttctttctaaatTCTGAAGTAGGCCTTTACTTTTATTAAGGAAAATGAGATATTGGCCTTGGTTTTTTAGTTTATATGTCCGTCCATCTTGAAACTTATAATAAATCAACATCAGGGTCTCTTGCACATTTGAACGATTTATTTATGAACTTTCCAATCCGGTTTCTTCATGCACTTTCACattatttatttcctttttattttcttttattgatgTTGAGGTGAATGATGAAACTTGCTATTTCATTTTCAGAAATATTGGATTTTGGGAACATACCAGACAGCTGTGATTTTGAAAACAAATctaaaatttaatgtttaggaAGGCATCTGCTGCTACTGGAAGTACAAGGTCTACCGAGTATTTGGTCTGGATCAGGTTTTTGTAACATTGCTTAGGATGAGGGATTTGACTCCTGAAGTGAAGGATACACTTTATAGGGTAAAATGCAGGGTTATAACGGTTGATCGGAAAAATCAGCGAGATTGAGATTAAATACAGCACATATATCACAAATTATGAAGCTGAAATCTATAGCGATGACAGAAATttacctagttttttttttactaaagaaaTTTACCTAGTTGAAATTTCATGTGATTCTGAGCCAATCACATATTTTCATGGCCTCCACTCACCATGAAATTGTCTTTTTAATGGCCTCCACTCATCAAAACAAGTTAGTTTTCTGTAGATATTTGAGTAGTTAATCAGGCATTAGGTTGGTGCAAGTTGCACAATACTTGTGTTTGATTATACATGTGCATAATAATGTTTTAGGTTGTGTTTGATTATATGTTTTGTATTCTTTggaacaagaaaataaaaaacaatctggtgttgttttttgttcactctatatttttctcatttgtgtTTTTGTACTCACCAATGTTTGTCGTCACCTGGAACTATCATCCGACACACTTTGCCCTCGCTTCCCACCAccctcctccaccaccaccgcTGGACACCTTTGACAAGTGTTGTTTGAAATCTTCAACCACCAGTTTCGTCGCCTTCCATCGCCACTGCTACACAATACTTTCACAGGTGCGGCAAACTGGTAAACTTGCACACTCCACTGCTACTATGGTTCAATAGCTTTCACTATTTTAATTATCATTCCCTAACGCCCTTCATCAACGCGACCATTCGAAACTCTCCTCCACTACGCAGTGCCTCCTAGCACTCTATTTCCAATACGTGTTCTCAACATTTTTGACAAACAAGTTTTTTACATTTAGTTAGTTAATttaagttaaataaaatatttatgtttaaCCAATTATATAAGATGATTAATCACTGCTTGATATTCAAAGTAGGGTTTTAAGATGCTCCACCAACCTCAACTTATAGATTGCTTTGTAGTTTATTATAGAAAATGATTTGATTGGAAAAAATCTCAACTGATACAACTGCACTATACATTCGAGGACAATAAACAAAACAATTGATTCATATATTTTCACTTTATTTAACTTTATTTCTactcatttttaatattcttataATTGAGTTttgagtctaactcatccttacaaaaccggcttgtaaggtgaggattgcctctagtttataaacacttagtcaggtcatctctcaaccgatgtgagacttcttaatacACTCCCTCatgcccaacactattgggcttggtgcgcggatataaacggtgggtggcccAATAGCGAAAACTTGATAACATGTGGCTCAACGGATCGTGAAGAGGCTCTattaccatcttagaattgaattttgggtctaactcatccttacaaaaccgtcttgtaaggtgaggattgcctctagtttataaacacttaatcAGGATCGTCTTAGTTTATGACAAATATCAGTCTCAATTGTTGGTTTTAAACATTttctattaaataaattaatcaatATGTTATAGTAATTTTCAGTATTATAATGTGAGTACGGATCCTCTCCATTTGGAGAGAAAATG
This portion of the Trifolium pratense cultivar HEN17-A07 linkage group LG3, ARS_RC_1.1, whole genome shotgun sequence genome encodes:
- the LOC123915905 gene encoding uncharacterized protein LOC123915905 yields the protein MERSKKDLLRLVFSWPLQDILNDHLFRDRVRQIPKTFSSGSHYLDSFILPLIEETRTELCSSIKMVSKAPTWEITDIELSNDYEPPLDLFYKIEIKIVANTDEDGNIFEPEPGQLIALTDRRPTCIDDLSTPGNSYSIASIKRVRKKENTEDVYEAKILTSKPIELKQYWQKDDTYIYGFGVYLCNMTTFIRIWNALNSDPDGPSIYIIKQLLQPDSGVGENCAQCFSRERHSIDTSKLGAVIRSFDLNEAQEEGVLSCVAARECSHKNTVKLIWGPPGTGKTKTASSILYSLLKRRCKTLTCAPTNVAVLELTSRFIRLVMKSLDYLTYGLGDIVLFGNKKRMRIDDDDDLFDIFLDYRANVLSKCFAPLSGWKHHLELMICLLEDPENQYHEYLNSEVKRDYEIDNDDYLKEEKELLAIANQQTNQEKRDIYSQGPNICKQNEWKKIVNKTLRENRLSFKEGNKSKYDKQEKKDFLSHENRIKRLTFHEFVKKELNSVRTQMRTFAVHMCTHLPTAFISLRMVKRLFECLDWLDLLATVLSNNSITDQGFKLALASSYADECKVSSCTWQYKLCMTRKECLERLKILRDMLILPDFFDEYSIKSFCFKTSRMIFCTASSSSRLHTEGLDRLEMLVIDEAAQLKECESNIPLQLPGLRHVVLIGDEKQLPALVKSEISDKAGFGRSLFERLVLLGHKKHLLNVQYRMHPSISYFPNMQFYDNQLLDSLSVKDRNYEKHFLGADMFKSFSFIDVASGEDEPDEGGNSWRNMVEVAVVLGIILELYKESVSRKQTVSVGVISPYKAQVVAIKDALDKRFGGDVNKINNGFSVKVSTVDGFQGGEEDVIIISTVRHNNMGVVGFMTNIQRTNVSLTRARYCLWIIGNGETLMNSGSIWEVLVVDAIARGCYHSADEDERLSYVIATAMIELGQVGYLLNMNSLLFKKARWKVCFNQSFLISMARIKNTEDCKKICSLLMQLTSGWHQPRQEINIGVVDDTSSQLLGLCKVNELLYLVWTIDVLEENSNYVQVLKIWDVLPISEVSKMVRDINIFCRNYSVDIHKCCKIRCSNGDFVVPMRWSANLNNQTNHNLPQDDPMQTICNQLDLLQLRDV